TAATTGTGTTAAATACGTTGTTGGAAGAAATTAACTTCAATGCATAGGGAATATATACTTGGGGCGCTCACAATTTAGAACCGGGAGTCTATAGTGACAATACATTCACAAGGAACTGCTGGGAGATGGTACATATTTATCACACATTAAGAGGTGCCTTGAATTGAATCGAATTGTAATACTCTTTGATAAGGtgtactactactactactatgTCTCTTAATTATATATGGTCGTTCGTTCTGTGCGCCTGTAGCTGGTAGCAGCAGAAGGTTAGTATTAAATTCATGACATCAAATATCACAACCAATAATGACCTCTATTTAAGGGTACTCCGACCCCTATCcttattcattcattcattcacagGCCCAGCAATATAACCTCAAACTTGTGAGTGATAAAAAACTTTGCCATTTACAGAGAGGTACCCTTGCCATGGAGTACCAAAAGCACAACCCATGTagtgttttcttttcttcatgtcTTGTTATCATAATGTTGATCAACACTCCCAAAGCTGCTGAGGGTCGAGCATTTTTCGTTTTTGGGGATTCGCTCGTTGACAATGGCAACAATAACTACCTCATTACCACTGCTCGAGCTGATTCATACCCTTATGGTATTGATTATCCAACTCACAGAGCCACCGGTCGTTTCTCCAATGGCCTCAACATTCCAGACCTTATCAGTTAAGAGCTAGCTCCTCACTTCTTCTATATATGCAATGCAATCACCCCTGTTTTCAAATTATACTTataataacatgtttggatcggTTTCttttaacataaaatattaatCCTGAGATGCAGAAAGTTCTAACAGAAGCTTCCTCGTATAATTGATTATGACTTGTAGATATGGTTTACAAACATTCTAAATAGTTAGAGTAGCTTTCAGCTTCATAATTTTTGTTATGTGGGGTTTAATTTTAATACTCTTGACTTGACATGTTAGTTTACATCATAACCTTTATTTATTAGTTGCTACATACTACTACATCAAtcaattaattaactaattatgATGCATACATGTAGGTGAGCGAATTGGGTCGGAGCCCACACTGCCCTACTTGAGTCCTCAGCTGGATGGAGAAGCGCTTCTTGTTGGTGCCAATTTTGCTTCTGCTGGGATAGGAATTCTCAATGACACTGGAATTCAGTTTGTAAGTTACACATTTCCCCCTAATTTTACTCCTCACACACATTTTGGTATTTTGAGTATACACAACATCGTCGCTTCAAGCAGACGCAGTAATGCTTAATTTTCCTTAAGTAAGGTTTTAAATTCAATAATCTTTTTGCAGATAAACATAATTCGAATCAGCAGGCAATTGCAATACTTTGAGCAGTATCAGCAACGGGTGAGTGCGCTGATCGGAGAAGAGGAGACAGGGCGGCTGGTGAACGAAGCCCTGTTTCTAATAACTTTAGGAGGGAATGATTTTGTGAACAACTATTTCTTGGTGCCATTTTCTGCAAGATCACGCCAGTTTGCACTCCCGGACTATGTTGTCTACCTCATTTCTGAGTATCGAAAAATTCTTGCGGTATTTGCTATTACTCCTCTTGCTATTGTTTTTAGTATtatcttgtttgtttgttgttttgccCGTTACTTTCATTTGGTTAACATTTTAGGTTGTCTTGAAACCATATATATGAAGAGATTCCATGATTGATCTTAAAAAAATGGTGAACACTTTAAGCGAGGAACAAATTGAAATAATGTGTGTATGTGTAGATTTGGGGATAAGTCATgtataaataagttttacataaTTATTCAATAacattcttttattttattagcTCATGTT
This is a stretch of genomic DNA from Lotus japonicus ecotype B-129 chromosome 1, LjGifu_v1.2. It encodes these proteins:
- the LOC130731337 gene encoding GDSL esterase/lipase LTL1-like; its protein translation is MEYQKHNPCSVFFSSCLVIIMLINTPKAAEGRAFFVFGDSLVDNGNNNYLITTARADSYPYGIDYPTHRATGRFSNGLNIPDLISERIGSEPTLPYLSPQLDGEALLVGANFASAGIGILNDTGIQFINIIRISRQLQYFEQYQQRVSALIGEEETGRLVNEALFLITLGGNDFVNNYFLVPFSARSRQFALPDYVVYLISEYRKILARLYELGARRVMVTGTGPLGCVPAELAQRSRNGECSPELQQASDLFNPQLLQLINQLNSEIGSDVFVSANAFTMNMDFISDPEAFGFATSKVACCGQGPYNGLGLCTPVSNLCPNRDLYAFWDPFHPSERANRLIVERFMIGSSEYMHPMNLSTIMHLDSTSRT